One region of Phragmites australis chromosome 18, lpPhrAust1.1, whole genome shotgun sequence genomic DNA includes:
- the LOC133899354 gene encoding xyloglucan endotransglucosylase/hydrolase protein 24-like, translating to MVLFPSSCMHCMLVVALLVMAMAAPRAVALLYDDIEQTWGADHSFFYMDGDVDTLALCLDETHGSGFQTKDAYLYGRFDIDMMLIANNSAGTVTTVYLMPDEVPWEYHDEVDLEFLGNVTGEPYTLHTNIFVNGVGRREQQFRLWFDPTADFHTYSIVWNPKHVLILIDGVPVRDYKNDAARGVPFPTWQRMRLYGTLWNADDWATQGGRVKTDWTQAPFYAYYRNLRVTPCVPSPGVAWCGDEPPESVLFEQALDASALQRAREDHMIYDYCRDHNRFKDKGLPKECTTD from the exons ATGGTATTGTTCCCATCTTCttgtatgcattgcatgctggtGGTGGCGTTGCTTGTCATGGCTATGGCGGCTCCAAGGGCCGTGGCGTTGCTTTACGACGACATCGAGCAGACGTGGGGCGCGGACCACAGCTTCTTCTACATGGACGGGGACGTCGACACGCTCGCGCTCTGCCTCGACGAGACCCACGGCTCGGGCTTCCAAACCAAGGACGCGTACCTCTACGGCCGGTTCGACATCGACATGATGCTCATCGCCAACAACTCCGCCGGCACCGTCACCACGGTCTAT CTGATGCCGGATGAAGTGCCGTGGGAGTACCACGACGAGGTAGACCTGGAGTTCCTCGGCAACGTCACCGGCGAGCCGTACACGCTGCACACAAACATCTTCGTCAACGGTGTCGGCCGCCGTGAGCAGCAGTTCCGGCTCTGGTTCGACCCCACCGCTGACTTCCACACCTACTCCATCGTCTGGAACCCCAAGCACGTCCT GATCCTCATCGACGGCGTGCCGGTACGCGACTACAAGAACGACGCGGCGCGCGGCGTGCCGTTCCCGACGTGGCAGCGGATGCGGCTGTACGGGACCCTGTGGAACGCCGACGACTGGGCGACGCAGGGCGGGCGCGTCAAGACGGACTGGACGCAGGCGCCATTCTACGCCTACTACCGCAACCTCCGCGTGACGCCGTGCGTGCCGTCACCCGGCGTGGCGTGGTGCGGCGACGAGCCGCCGGAGTCGGTGCTGTTTGAGCAGGCACTGGACGCGTCGGCGCTGCAGCGGGCGCGGGAGGACCACATGATCTACGACTACTGCAGGGATCACAACCGGTTCAAGGACAAGGGGCTCCCCAAAGAATGCACCACGGACTAG